One window of Pseudomonas sp. FP198 genomic DNA carries:
- a CDS encoding UvrD-helicase domain-containing protein translates to MSQHTPDLPPELLPLAQMPWLKRLAARFFGHGLTRLRAQHRASWLHGQADGFRSGHTAGFDYGFKEGKAEGLEEGRQVLLIRDSRSTEHPGPKVDDLLFDDWRLPLTAELKKRIKADVARLLPAHAQPSSAQWKMIFSDTPATSVVAGAGAGKSTTLVLRIVLLCHYLGFELDSMTVVTFTRESRKDFMQKLIDMFALWGRTISLAQARELVRTFHSRILPMVRSLPGFERLQAFEALSLRAGPNDDGALASPFDLRINEVQRQHLNACYHSLYKRDERFRELIKPLSRHALQLKTLERDHPDVQKRIAVTELAAQRDEALCDAIEDLWFKAGAWPIKGIEPKRQAFEVNGSRFHCHGYVPSLDAWVMLGFDPRENPQLSRPGAKLSLRAEWAVKRTLFQAFCRKPLIWIDSYEESRRVLASLAGDASAGPGFDYKVKGELGSAPLLDCFVAAAGFIENLGLDVPDAVGQMSFSHDDPDRYFFEALSRFWRAFEDHLLDQSPPVMTYNRMFALFSEHSEENFKLLDDALLRPMAHLMIDEFQDVSPQIVSWLRASLREVRRRGAALHVGRAAQRSSLLCVGDDWQSIYGWRGSSPTFFMAFNKQFPSPASTRVMLTENYRSHQYIIDAAEHVVRAAAAMPGKKAKASGVSRTPSPVNVLDRDDEGLARRLDEHYRKGDSILMLYRRSSDKSLLEKHIQPIVNVDSSLPVPMRRFRQMTYHSAKGLEADAVFLLGDCQHLTSSPYKNQVYRMAGLGQDGDTEPYDTAQKDEILRLAYVGITRAMQHCYWYVDSQDSQAANAPRASDRVAAGKPFFLDHRRARG, encoded by the coding sequence GTGTCGCAACACACTCCCGATCTTCCTCCCGAACTCCTGCCACTGGCCCAGATGCCCTGGCTCAAGCGCCTGGCAGCGCGTTTCTTTGGCCATGGCCTGACGCGCCTGCGCGCCCAGCATCGGGCGTCCTGGCTGCATGGCCAGGCCGATGGCTTTCGTAGCGGGCACACCGCGGGTTTTGATTATGGTTTCAAGGAAGGCAAGGCCGAAGGCCTGGAAGAGGGGCGTCAGGTCCTGCTGATCAGGGATTCGCGCAGCACCGAGCACCCGGGGCCCAAAGTCGACGATCTATTGTTCGATGACTGGCGTCTGCCGCTTACCGCCGAACTGAAGAAACGCATCAAGGCCGACGTCGCGCGCCTGCTACCGGCGCATGCGCAACCCAGCAGCGCGCAGTGGAAGATGATTTTCAGCGACACCCCGGCGACGTCGGTCGTCGCGGGCGCAGGCGCAGGCAAGTCCACGACGCTGGTACTGCGCATCGTGCTGCTCTGTCATTACCTGGGGTTCGAGCTGGATTCGATGACCGTGGTCACGTTTACCCGCGAATCGCGCAAGGACTTCATGCAGAAGCTCATCGACATGTTTGCGCTTTGGGGGCGTACGATCAGCCTGGCGCAGGCACGCGAGCTGGTGCGCACGTTCCACTCACGAATCCTGCCCATGGTGCGCAGCCTGCCTGGATTCGAACGGCTCCAGGCCTTCGAGGCGCTGAGCCTTCGCGCCGGGCCAAATGACGATGGCGCCTTGGCCAGCCCATTCGACTTGCGCATCAACGAGGTTCAGCGCCAACACCTCAACGCCTGTTATCACAGCCTCTACAAGCGTGACGAGCGTTTCCGCGAGCTGATCAAGCCGCTTTCCCGGCACGCCTTGCAGCTCAAGACGCTGGAGCGCGATCACCCGGATGTGCAGAAGCGGATAGCCGTGACTGAACTGGCGGCCCAGCGCGACGAAGCACTGTGCGACGCGATCGAGGATCTCTGGTTCAAGGCGGGCGCCTGGCCGATCAAGGGGATCGAGCCGAAACGCCAGGCCTTCGAAGTCAATGGTTCCAGATTTCATTGCCACGGTTACGTGCCGTCGTTGGACGCCTGGGTAATGCTGGGTTTCGATCCACGCGAAAATCCTCAACTCAGCCGGCCCGGCGCCAAGCTGAGCCTGCGCGCGGAATGGGCTGTAAAGCGAACCCTGTTTCAAGCTTTCTGTCGTAAGCCATTGATATGGATTGATAGTTATGAAGAATCCAGGCGCGTATTGGCCTCGTTGGCCGGGGACGCCAGTGCCGGTCCGGGGTTCGATTACAAGGTCAAGGGAGAGCTGGGTTCCGCCCCTTTGCTGGACTGTTTTGTCGCGGCGGCAGGCTTCATCGAGAATCTTGGCCTGGATGTCCCTGATGCCGTGGGCCAGATGAGTTTCTCTCATGACGATCCCGATCGGTATTTCTTCGAGGCATTGAGCCGCTTCTGGCGCGCTTTCGAGGATCATCTGCTCGACCAATCGCCGCCGGTCATGACCTACAACCGCATGTTTGCGCTGTTCAGCGAGCATTCAGAGGAAAACTTCAAGCTGCTCGATGACGCGCTGTTGCGGCCGATGGCCCACTTGATGATCGACGAGTTCCAGGATGTTTCGCCGCAGATTGTCTCCTGGCTCCGGGCGAGCCTGCGCGAAGTGCGCAGGCGCGGTGCCGCCCTGCACGTGGGGCGCGCCGCCCAGCGTTCTTCGCTGTTGTGCGTGGGTGACGACTGGCAATCGATCTATGGCTGGCGCGGCAGTTCGCCGACTTTCTTCATGGCCTTCAACAAGCAGTTCCCGTCCCCGGCCAGCACCCGGGTGATGCTCACCGAAAACTACCGCAGCCATCAATACATCATCGACGCCGCCGAGCACGTCGTGCGCGCGGCGGCGGCCATGCCTGGCAAAAAAGCCAAGGCCAGCGGCGTGTCACGAACGCCAAGTCCGGTCAACGTGCTGGATCGGGATGATGAAGGGTTGGCGCGGCGGCTTGATGAGCATTACCGGAAGGGTGACTCGATCTTGATGCTGTATCGAAGAAGTAGCGATAAGTCATTGTTAGAAAAGCATATTCAGCCAATAGTTAATGTTGATTCTAGCTTGCCGGTGCCAATGAGGCGCTTCAGGCAAATGACTTATCACAGCGCGAAAGGCCTTGAGGCGGATGCGGTATTCCTGCTGGGTGACTGCCAGCATCTGACCAGTTCGCCGTACAAGAACCAGGTCTACCGGATGGCTGGGCTGGGCCAGGACGGCGACACCGAACCGTACGACACGGCGCAGAAAGATGAGATTCTGCGCCTGGCATACGTGGGGATCACGCGGGCGATGCAGCACTGCTATTGGTATGTCGACAGCCAGGACAGTCAAGCCGCCAACGCGCCCAGAGCTTCGGACCGTGTCGCGGCGGGCAAGCCATTCTTCCTCGACCATCGCCGTGCGCGTGGCTGA
- a CDS encoding DUF1652 domain-containing protein, with translation MNKGSFSKVTFPNACQLMRWHFHPMGFEASMDAPGSMVARLFDRASGETMIAIAGIPCATVMNAPDVERIIEAVEAELEAFVPPVGLRRFAS, from the coding sequence ATGAATAAAGGATCTTTCAGCAAGGTTACGTTCCCCAACGCCTGCCAATTGATGCGCTGGCATTTCCATCCCATGGGCTTCGAGGCCAGCATGGATGCGCCGGGCAGCATGGTTGCCCGGTTGTTCGACCGTGCCAGCGGCGAAACCATGATCGCGATCGCGGGCATTCCCTGCGCCACCGTGATGAACGCGCCCGATGTGGAGCGAATCATCGAAGCGGTGGAAGCCGAGCTTGAAGCTTTCGTGCCGCCGGTTGGCTTGCGACGATTCGCTTCCTGA
- a CDS encoding MFS transporter, with translation MKPAIAEPLSTIADNPPQRSAHGALASLALATLLASLGASVASVGLPVLAQAFDASFQLVQWVVLAYLLAITTLIVSLGRLGDLIGRRKLLLAGIALFTLASALCGLAPSLWLLIAARALQGVGAAIMMTLTLALVGETVDKARTGSAMGLLATLSAVGTALGPSLGGVLISGFGWQALFLVNVPLGLLTLSLAWRFLPAGYPAQKTGRVGFDGLGTLLLAFTLGAYALAMTLGRGSFGALNIGLLLAAVLSGGWFVRTQKRLASPLIPLPMFRDRLLVSGLATSALVAAIMMATLLVGPFYLAIALGLPPTTVGLVLAAGPCVAAFAGMPAGRLADRFGVRLMRLAGLATLMLGCLLLSLVPPALGIAGYAVAIVVTTLGYAMFQTANNTSVMAELPAHQRGAIAGLLNLSRNLGFLTGASLLGAVFASALPTNGIGATTPETAAHGLHVTFAIAFAMAGLALLIALKYRDPEPSPERQ, from the coding sequence ATGAAACCAGCTATTGCAGAACCCCTGTCGACAATCGCCGACAATCCACCGCAGCGCAGCGCACATGGGGCCCTGGCCAGCCTTGCACTGGCAACGCTGCTCGCCTCCCTGGGCGCCAGCGTCGCCAGCGTCGGCTTACCGGTGCTGGCCCAGGCATTCGATGCCTCCTTCCAACTGGTCCAGTGGGTGGTCCTCGCCTATCTGCTGGCGATCACCACGCTGATCGTCAGCCTCGGACGCTTGGGCGACCTGATCGGGCGTCGCAAGCTCCTGCTGGCTGGCATCGCGCTGTTCACGCTGGCTTCGGCCCTGTGTGGCCTGGCGCCGTCGTTGTGGCTGCTGATCGCTGCCAGGGCCCTGCAAGGCGTGGGCGCGGCCATCATGATGACATTGACCCTGGCCCTCGTCGGCGAAACGGTCGACAAAGCCAGGACCGGCAGCGCCATGGGCCTGCTCGCCACGCTGTCAGCGGTCGGCACCGCCCTCGGGCCCTCCCTCGGTGGCGTCTTGATCAGCGGGTTCGGCTGGCAGGCGTTGTTTCTGGTCAACGTTCCTCTCGGGTTACTGACGCTGTCGCTGGCCTGGCGCTTTTTGCCTGCCGGATACCCGGCGCAAAAGACCGGGCGCGTGGGCTTCGATGGCCTGGGCACGCTCCTGCTCGCTTTCACACTGGGCGCTTATGCCCTGGCCATGACACTCGGACGTGGGAGCTTTGGCGCACTGAATATCGGCCTGTTGCTGGCGGCGGTCCTGAGCGGCGGATGGTTCGTCCGGACGCAGAAACGACTCGCGTCGCCACTGATCCCGCTGCCGATGTTTCGCGACCGCCTGCTCGTCTCGGGCCTGGCTACAAGCGCGCTGGTCGCCGCGATCATGATGGCGACGCTGCTGGTCGGCCCGTTCTATCTCGCCATCGCCCTCGGGTTGCCTCCGACAACGGTGGGCCTGGTGTTGGCTGCGGGGCCGTGCGTCGCCGCTTTCGCCGGCATGCCCGCCGGGCGGCTGGCGGACCGTTTCGGCGTGCGCCTGATGCGTCTTGCCGGACTGGCGACCCTGATGCTCGGTTGTCTACTGCTGTCGCTGGTTCCTCCCGCCTTGGGCATAGCCGGTTATGCCGTGGCCATTGTGGTCACGACACTTGGCTATGCGATGTTCCAGACGGCCAACAATACATCGGTCATGGCTGAGCTCCCCGCCCATCAGCGGGGGGCCATCGCCGGCTTGCTCAACTTGTCGCGCAACCTGGGATTCCTTACTGGCGCATCGCTGCTCGGTGCAGTCTTCGCCAGCGCTTTGCCGACGAACGGTATTGGCGCTACAACACCCGAGACTGCGGCCCACGGCTTGCACGTCACCTTCGCCATTGCCTTCGCAATGGCGGGCCTGGCACTGCTGATTGCGCTGAAATACCGCGATCCAGAGCCGTCGCCCGAACGGCAGTAA
- a CDS encoding LysR family transcriptional regulator — translation MSAPDLNLLLTLDALLSEGSVAGAARRLRLSPSAMSRALARLRQATGDPLLVRAGRGLVPTPRALALREQVSQLVQDAQAALRPEQAPDLRRVNRTFTLRTRQGFVENFALELIARVSEQAPGVRLCFVDKADKDSTALREGSVDLETAVVDEHTRPELRTQALFRDRLIGVVRPGHPLGQIEVSAADYAMGAHIGVSLHDLDHGPMEQALGALGLSREIVTSVSGFSAALGLARSSDLIASVPERYTSRLRHGMHSFALPFALPGFTIAMLWHPRMDADPVHRWLRGCMREVCAGQFEPRLKEI, via the coding sequence ATGTCCGCACCCGATTTGAATTTGCTTCTCACCCTGGATGCGCTGCTGTCCGAAGGCAGCGTGGCTGGCGCGGCGCGGCGGCTGCGCCTCAGTCCTTCGGCCATGAGCCGGGCATTGGCGCGGTTGCGCCAGGCCACCGGCGACCCGTTGCTGGTGCGGGCCGGGCGGGGTCTGGTGCCGACTCCGCGCGCGCTGGCGTTGCGCGAGCAGGTCAGTCAACTGGTCCAGGATGCCCAGGCCGCGCTGCGCCCGGAGCAGGCGCCGGATCTGCGACGGGTGAACCGAACCTTCACGCTGCGCACTCGGCAAGGCTTCGTGGAGAATTTCGCGCTGGAGCTGATTGCCCGAGTCAGCGAGCAGGCGCCAGGGGTTCGGCTGTGTTTTGTCGACAAGGCTGATAAGGACAGCACCGCGCTGCGCGAGGGCAGTGTGGATCTGGAAACCGCCGTGGTGGATGAGCACACCCGTCCGGAGTTGCGCACGCAGGCATTGTTTCGAGACCGCCTCATCGGCGTGGTCCGCCCGGGGCATCCGCTGGGCCAGATCGAGGTGAGCGCTGCCGACTATGCGATGGGCGCGCACATCGGCGTGTCCCTGCACGACCTCGATCATGGACCGATGGAGCAGGCGTTGGGGGCATTGGGCCTGTCCCGTGAAATCGTCACCAGCGTCTCGGGTTTTTCCGCTGCGCTGGGGCTCGCCCGGTCCAGCGACCTCATCGCCAGCGTGCCGGAGCGCTACACCAGCCGCTTGCGCCACGGCATGCACAGTTTCGCGCTGCCGTTTGCGCTGCCCGGGTTCACTATCGCCATGCTCTGGCACCCGCGTATGGATGCCGATCCGGTGCATCGCTGGCTTAGAGGTTGCATGAGGGAGGTCTGCGCGGGTCAGTTCGAACCGCGTTTAAAGGAGATATAG
- a CDS encoding YgdI/YgdR family lipoprotein — translation MNIRFLGLPLAVTALLALAGCASPTVVTLQNGTQYLTEDTPNTRTADGFYEFEDISGRKVRVRADEVATIRKED, via the coding sequence ATGAACATCAGGTTTCTGGGCCTGCCCTTGGCCGTCACCGCGCTGCTGGCGTTGGCCGGCTGCGCCTCGCCGACCGTGGTGACCTTGCAGAACGGTACCCAGTATTTGACCGAGGACACGCCGAACACCCGCACCGCCGATGGCTTCTACGAATTCGAGGACATTTCTGGCCGCAAAGTCCGGGTCCGCGCCGATGAAGTGGCGACGATTCGCAAGGAAGACTGA
- a CDS encoding VRR-NUC domain-containing protein, giving the protein MTANPLDDPFYYLNNFQRVLAWLTQRYADVLSVEEQRFIDDFIALPRPAQGLLVRMVMRKGLHFRHTKLRYAEIGDIADAVAPLLALGWVEEQACLSPVELFEVLLKPEILLCLGHLIGQPKARKSEWLQALSDQDGQPQPFRAWCPQLEERLYSLTVMGLCDRLRLMFFGNLYQDWSEFVLADLGIFVYEAVEFSAESRGLRSREDIDACVFLHECQQRFDASEPLEPIIARVHALELDNPWLERRRGKLLFQLGQHCERIGDFAQALSLYRGCTYPGARLRMIRVLERIGEYALALELGEAAAQAPQSAAERQALLRILPRLRRKLGGPPVARAVAREVERLDLHLPRVDPTLSVEYYVQAHLHDEAAPVHYVENSLVNSLFGLLCWPAIFAPLPGAFFHPFQRGPVDLLNEDFHDRRAELFAACFAELDDGRYRQTIRRRYAEKWGVQSPFVFWGALSEDLLDQALDCLPAEHLKHWFGRLLLDIKANRAGMPDLIQFWPQHKTYRMIEVKGPGDRLQDNQLRWLEFCHEHRMPVAVCYVQWAEQGA; this is encoded by the coding sequence GTGACAGCCAATCCCCTTGACGACCCCTTTTATTACCTGAACAACTTCCAGCGGGTCCTCGCCTGGTTGACGCAACGTTATGCCGACGTATTGAGTGTCGAAGAGCAGCGGTTTATCGATGATTTCATCGCTTTGCCGCGTCCGGCCCAAGGCTTGCTGGTGCGGATGGTGATGCGCAAGGGCCTGCACTTTCGTCACACCAAACTGCGCTACGCGGAAATTGGCGACATCGCCGACGCCGTGGCGCCGTTGTTGGCGCTGGGCTGGGTCGAAGAGCAGGCGTGCCTGAGCCCTGTCGAACTGTTCGAGGTGCTGCTCAAGCCGGAAATACTTCTGTGCCTGGGGCATCTGATCGGGCAACCCAAGGCACGCAAATCCGAATGGCTGCAGGCCCTGAGTGATCAGGACGGCCAGCCGCAGCCGTTCCGCGCCTGGTGCCCGCAACTCGAAGAGCGGCTGTACAGCCTCACGGTGATGGGGCTGTGCGACCGCTTGCGGTTGATGTTCTTCGGCAATCTCTATCAGGACTGGTCGGAGTTCGTGCTGGCGGACCTGGGCATCTTTGTCTATGAAGCCGTTGAGTTCAGCGCCGAGTCCCGGGGGCTGCGCAGCCGCGAGGACATCGATGCCTGTGTCTTCTTGCATGAATGCCAGCAACGCTTCGACGCCAGCGAACCGCTCGAACCGATCATCGCCCGGGTCCATGCCCTGGAGCTGGACAATCCCTGGCTTGAGCGGCGCCGGGGCAAGCTGTTGTTTCAGCTCGGCCAGCATTGCGAACGCATCGGTGATTTTGCCCAGGCCCTGAGTCTTTATCGCGGTTGTACCTACCCCGGCGCGCGACTGCGAATGATCCGCGTGCTGGAGCGCATCGGCGAATATGCCCTGGCCCTCGAACTGGGTGAAGCCGCGGCCCAGGCGCCACAAAGCGCTGCCGAGCGCCAGGCCTTGCTGCGGATCTTGCCCCGACTGCGGCGCAAACTGGGCGGGCCGCCGGTGGCCCGTGCCGTGGCCAGGGAGGTCGAACGACTGGATTTGCATCTGCCGCGTGTCGACCCGACGTTATCGGTGGAATATTACGTCCAGGCTCATCTGCATGACGAAGCCGCCCCGGTGCATTACGTGGAGAACAGCCTGGTCAACTCGCTGTTCGGCCTGTTGTGCTGGCCGGCAATTTTCGCGCCGCTGCCGGGGGCTTTTTTCCACCCGTTCCAGCGCGGGCCGGTGGACTTGCTGAACGAAGATTTCCATGACCGTCGCGCCGAACTGTTCGCGGCGTGCTTCGCCGAGTTGGACGACGGGCGCTATCGGCAGACCATCCGTCGACGTTACGCGGAAAAATGGGGCGTGCAGTCACCGTTCGTGTTCTGGGGCGCACTGTCCGAAGACCTGCTGGACCAGGCGCTCGACTGTCTGCCGGCCGAACACCTCAAGCACTGGTTCGGCCGTCTGCTGCTGGACATCAAGGCCAACCGCGCCGGCATGCCCGACCTGATCCAGTTCTGGCCGCAGCACAAGACCTACCGCATGATCGAAGTCAAAGGCCCCGGCGATCGCCTGCAGGACAACCAACTGCGCTGGCTGGAGTTCTGCCACGAACACCGGATGCCCGTTGCCGTCTGTTATGTGCAATGGGCGGAGCAGGGCGCGTGA
- a CDS encoding PAS domain-containing sensor histidine kinase: MLENNPKTNRINEEQRFRLLIDAVVDYAIYMTDPSGIITSWNSGARRFKGYEESEILGQHFSRFYTDQDRAAGLPQLALDTAVREGRFEGEGWRVRKDGTLFWSHVVIDPIIDSQSGELLGFAKITRDLTDRKMAEETLKQSEQQFRLLVQSVTDYAIYMLDPDGQVTNWNQGAQRIKGYLPAQAIGQHFSMFYTPEDREAGEPQRALSIAASVGRFEKKGWRVRRDGTRFMAHVVIDAIRSDTGTLLGFAKITRDITDATQAQQALEQAREALFQAQKLQAIGQLTGGIAHDFNNLLTVILGNLEIMRKRMPSEPKLTQLLDNAVQGALRGVSLTQRMLAFARRQKLSSEPVELATLVQGISGLLQSSMGPSIHIQTRFAEALSPVLADVNQLELAILNLATNARDAMPQGGRILIEAQERLGSQAGGPGRPLGNERYICLSLTDEGDGMDEMTLASAVDPFFTTKGVGKGTGLGLSMVHGLAEQLGGRLILRSEKGVGTTAELWLPVADESTTDKPPAVETATPPVHALLVLVVDDDSLVMTSTRLLIEDLGHRVLCALSGPQALELYERNPDIDLVITDMAMPQMDGAQLAKLLRDRQPTLPIILATGYAERLEGFATQLPRLTKPFKQIDLVQVIGQTMK; this comes from the coding sequence ATGCTTGAGAACAACCCAAAGACTAACCGCATCAACGAAGAACAGCGCTTTCGGCTGCTTATCGATGCCGTGGTCGACTACGCCATTTACATGACCGACCCGTCCGGCATCATCACCAGCTGGAATTCTGGCGCTCGACGCTTCAAGGGCTACGAGGAATCCGAGATCCTTGGCCAGCACTTTTCCCGGTTCTACACCGATCAGGACCGTGCCGCCGGGCTGCCGCAATTGGCCCTCGATACGGCCGTGCGCGAGGGGCGTTTCGAAGGCGAAGGCTGGCGGGTGCGCAAGGACGGCACGCTGTTCTGGTCCCATGTGGTCATCGACCCGATCATCGACAGCCAGAGCGGCGAGCTGCTCGGCTTCGCCAAGATCACCCGGGACCTGACCGATCGCAAGATGGCCGAGGAAACCCTCAAGCAAAGCGAGCAACAGTTCCGGCTGCTGGTGCAGAGCGTCACCGACTACGCCATCTACATGCTTGACCCGGACGGGCAGGTGACCAACTGGAACCAGGGTGCGCAGCGGATCAAGGGCTACCTGCCGGCCCAAGCGATCGGCCAGCACTTCTCGATGTTCTACACCCCCGAAGACCGGGAGGCCGGGGAGCCACAGCGGGCCTTGAGCATAGCCGCCAGCGTCGGCCGTTTTGAAAAGAAGGGGTGGCGCGTGCGCAGGGACGGCACGCGCTTCATGGCTCATGTGGTTATCGATGCGATTCGCAGCGATACCGGCACACTCCTTGGATTTGCCAAGATCACCCGCGACATTACCGATGCCACGCAGGCGCAACAGGCCTTGGAGCAGGCTCGCGAGGCACTGTTTCAAGCGCAGAAACTGCAAGCGATCGGCCAGCTCACCGGCGGCATCGCCCACGATTTCAACAATCTGCTGACGGTGATCCTCGGCAACCTGGAAATCATGCGCAAGCGCATGCCCAGCGAACCAAAACTCACCCAACTGCTGGACAACGCCGTCCAGGGGGCGCTTCGCGGTGTTTCCCTGACCCAGCGCATGCTGGCGTTCGCCCGTCGACAGAAGCTCAGCTCCGAACCAGTGGAGCTGGCGACGCTGGTGCAAGGCATCAGCGGCCTGCTGCAAAGCTCGATGGGCCCGTCGATTCATATCCAGACCCGATTTGCCGAGGCGTTGTCGCCGGTGCTGGCCGACGTCAACCAGCTCGAACTGGCGATCCTCAACCTGGCAACCAATGCCCGCGATGCCATGCCCCAGGGCGGCAGGATATTGATCGAGGCGCAGGAGCGGCTGGGCAGCCAGGCCGGTGGGCCAGGAAGGCCGTTGGGCAACGAGCGGTACATTTGCCTGTCGCTCACCGACGAAGGCGATGGCATGGACGAAATGACGCTGGCCTCGGCCGTGGATCCTTTTTTCACTACCAAGGGCGTGGGCAAGGGCACCGGCCTGGGATTGTCCATGGTGCATGGTCTGGCCGAGCAATTGGGCGGGCGGCTGATCCTCAGGAGCGAAAAAGGCGTAGGCACCACCGCCGAGCTGTGGTTGCCGGTGGCTGATGAGTCGACCACGGACAAGCCGCCCGCAGTAGAGACAGCTACGCCACCTGTCCACGCGCTGCTGGTATTGGTGGTCGACGATGACAGCCTGGTGATGACCAGCACCCGCTTGCTGATCGAAGACCTTGGCCACCGGGTGCTTTGCGCGCTGTCGGGCCCCCAGGCGCTGGAGTTGTATGAGCGCAACCCGGATATCGACTTGGTGATCACCGACATGGCCATGCCCCAGATGGACGGTGCGCAGTTGGCGAAACTGCTGCGCGACCGTCAGCCGACGCTGCCGATCATCCTGGCGACTGGCTACGCCGAGCGCCTCGAAGGCTTCGCCACGCAACTGCCGCGGCTGACCAAGCCGTTCAAGCAGATTGACCTGGTGCAGGTGATTGGGCAGACGATGAAATAA
- a CDS encoding FAD/NAD(P)-binding oxidoreductase: protein MNESTDILIIGAGPAGMAAALAASSSGARIVLLDDNPVPGGQIWRDGPQANLPKEARRLRERVRACTNVSWRMGARVVASAADKTLLVEDAEQGWLIAYDRLILCTGARELLLPFPGWTLPGVTGAGGLQALIKGGLPVRGERLVIAGSGPLLLASAATAKHHGAQLLRVAEQANRAAVAGFAANLPRWPGKLLQAFSLFDAHYRTGTHVLEALGKDRLEGVRLLQHGKTVELACDRLACGFGLIPNTQLGQALNCGLDGQALAVDAWQATTRIDHYAAGECTGFGGSELALVEGAIAGHAAVGDTLAAERLWPGRARWQGFARALNTAFALDTHLKNLPQRDTLVCRCEDVVYGELRDFENWREAKLASRCGMGACQGRVCGAALEHLLGWTAPAPRPPFSPARIETLLRLEDLPFN from the coding sequence ATGAATGAATCCACTGACATTCTGATCATCGGTGCCGGTCCTGCCGGAATGGCGGCGGCGCTGGCGGCGTCCAGCAGCGGCGCGCGCATTGTGCTGCTCGACGACAACCCGGTCCCTGGCGGACAGATCTGGCGCGACGGCCCCCAGGCCAACCTGCCCAAGGAGGCACGACGCTTGCGGGAACGTGTGCGCGCTTGCACCAATGTGTCCTGGCGCATGGGCGCCCGAGTGGTCGCCAGCGCCGCCGATAAAACCCTGCTGGTAGAAGATGCCGAGCAGGGTTGGCTGATCGCTTATGACCGCTTGATCCTGTGCACCGGAGCCCGTGAACTGCTGCTGCCCTTCCCTGGCTGGACGCTGCCCGGTGTCACCGGCGCCGGCGGCTTGCAGGCGTTGATCAAGGGCGGCCTGCCAGTGCGTGGCGAACGCTTGGTGATCGCCGGCAGCGGGCCGCTGTTGCTCGCCAGTGCGGCCACGGCGAAACATCACGGGGCGCAACTGCTGCGAGTCGCCGAGCAAGCCAACCGCGCCGCCGTGGCGGGTTTCGCCGCGAATCTGCCGCGCTGGCCGGGCAAATTGTTGCAGGCGTTCAGCCTGTTTGATGCGCACTACCGCACCGGTACCCACGTGTTGGAGGCCTTGGGGAAGGACAGACTCGAAGGCGTGCGGCTGCTGCAACACGGCAAAACCGTTGAACTGGCCTGCGACCGGTTGGCCTGTGGCTTCGGCCTTATTCCCAATACCCAGCTGGGCCAGGCTTTGAACTGCGGCCTTGACGGACAAGCGCTTGCGGTCGATGCCTGGCAAGCCACCACTCGCATTGATCATTACGCCGCAGGTGAATGCACCGGTTTCGGCGGCAGCGAACTGGCCCTGGTGGAGGGCGCCATCGCTGGCCACGCCGCTGTCGGCGATACCCTGGCCGCCGAGCGCCTGTGGCCTGGTCGTGCACGCTGGCAAGGTTTTGCCCGGGCCTTGAACACTGCCTTTGCCCTTGATACCCATTTGAAAAACCTGCCCCAACGCGACACCTTGGTATGCCGTTGTGAAGACGTGGTCTATGGTGAGCTGCGCGATTTTGAGAACTGGCGTGAGGCGAAACTGGCGAGTCGTTGCGGCATGGGGGCGTGTCAGGGCCGGGTCTGCGGTGCGGCGCTGGAGCATCTGCTTGGCTGGACGGCGCCTGCCCCTCGCCCGCCTTTCAGTCCGGCGCGGATAGAAACGTTGCTGAGGTTGGAAGATCTCCCGTTCAATTGA
- a CDS encoding 2Fe-2S iron-sulfur cluster-binding protein — protein MLELCIDGRKLSIAEGSTVAAALALGSDGCSRTSVTGQRRAPLCGMGICQECRVLIDSRRRLACQTLCRDGMQVDTRA, from the coding sequence ATGCTTGAACTCTGCATTGATGGACGCAAACTCTCGATCGCTGAAGGCTCCACCGTCGCCGCGGCTTTGGCCTTGGGCTCCGACGGCTGCAGCCGAACCTCGGTGACCGGCCAGCGACGCGCGCCCTTGTGCGGCATGGGCATCTGCCAGGAATGCCGGGTGCTGATCGACAGTCGCCGGCGCCTGGCCTGCCAGACGCTGTGCCGAGATGGCATGCAAGTGGACACCCGGGCATGA